From Fibrobacter sp. UWB4, one genomic window encodes:
- a CDS encoding UvrD-helicase domain-containing protein has translation MDVESLLVGLNSDQRAAVLHDHETNGQLLILAGAGSGKTSVLTKRIQYRIMSGVVPEKILALTFTAKAAAEMRERVQKLFPNAGVRLCTFHSLALFILKSKVPAASCPAYELVGFKKMPVPTELADKTFIQELAKVGGRKFRFSREELFSDAHPAKLLKKLEPLRQRVLESGQVVFEDLIYQTINLLENHEEARAYFQNQWTEILVDEYQDINPSQYRLVKALLGDRKSLFVVGDDDQAIYGFRGADIGNINRFRDDFKESSLIRLEWNYRSVANILHFSNRIFENKPIHLRKVLRAGNMNGSGGSPIFKENREPEIWVCEDPVEEMLKIITSIKLLRESYDLQWKNFAILVRYNRQRLYYEEALRDARLPIAGTVVSEVGDVEGEGEVLENGIHVETVHASKGLQYAVVYYAGMSEGLTPGSCTGTRKERQKQLDEERRLFYVGVTRAESFLVLLYCKRRYWKGRLTKLRRSRFLPRENSKTECNMPVMLFRIYGAARIFAFMLEYIFKIAFMYIFRRKDLDPWLEEKVQVFSRFCMKVLRVDLTIEDQAQLAKVDWTRPVFVMGNHRSYLDIPLAFLALQRTVGFIAKTQLQRIPILNFWMHKLGCVFIDREKGGGAAIIQKALQTGKMPRLFVFPEGTRSKRDGMVAFKSGCFRLAVEANAIILPMVTRGSDLLWEHRKDSKHHPVNIKILEPIDTVEFKKTHGGDAMDPRHELLPYVRSKMEEAYDRRL, from the coding sequence ATGGATGTAGAAAGTCTTTTGGTCGGACTGAACTCCGACCAACGTGCAGCGGTACTCCACGATCATGAAACGAACGGACAACTTTTAATTCTGGCTGGGGCGGGTTCGGGAAAGACTTCGGTCTTGACCAAGCGAATCCAGTACCGGATTATGTCGGGCGTTGTGCCGGAAAAAATTTTGGCGCTCACGTTCACGGCGAAAGCGGCTGCCGAAATGCGGGAACGTGTGCAAAAGCTTTTCCCGAATGCGGGTGTGCGACTCTGCACATTCCACTCGCTTGCGCTGTTTATCCTCAAGTCGAAAGTTCCTGCGGCGTCTTGCCCTGCGTACGAGCTTGTTGGTTTCAAGAAAATGCCGGTCCCGACGGAATTGGCAGACAAGACTTTTATACAGGAACTTGCGAAAGTTGGCGGGCGAAAATTCCGCTTCTCACGCGAAGAGCTTTTTTCAGATGCGCATCCCGCGAAACTCCTTAAAAAGCTTGAACCTTTACGTCAGCGCGTCCTGGAATCCGGGCAAGTTGTTTTCGAAGACCTCATTTACCAGACGATTAATCTGCTCGAAAATCACGAAGAGGCGCGCGCATATTTCCAAAATCAATGGACCGAGATTCTCGTCGATGAATACCAGGACATCAACCCGTCGCAGTACCGTCTTGTGAAAGCGTTGCTGGGCGATCGCAAGTCGTTGTTTGTTGTGGGCGATGATGACCAGGCCATTTACGGATTCCGTGGGGCGGATATAGGAAACATCAATCGCTTCCGCGATGACTTCAAAGAAAGTTCGCTTATCCGCTTGGAATGGAATTACCGCTCGGTCGCGAATATCTTGCATTTTTCGAATCGCATTTTCGAAAACAAGCCCATCCACTTGCGGAAGGTCTTGCGGGCTGGCAACATGAATGGCTCGGGCGGCTCGCCGATTTTCAAGGAAAACCGTGAACCCGAAATCTGGGTGTGCGAAGACCCCGTCGAGGAAATGCTGAAAATTATCACGAGTATCAAGTTGCTCCGCGAAAGCTATGACCTCCAATGGAAAAACTTTGCAATCCTCGTGCGCTATAATAGGCAGCGCCTATACTACGAAGAAGCGCTCCGCGATGCCCGCCTCCCGATTGCAGGGACGGTCGTGTCGGAAGTGGGTGACGTGGAGGGGGAGGGCGAGGTCCTTGAAAACGGGATCCATGTCGAGACGGTCCACGCATCCAAGGGGCTTCAGTATGCGGTGGTCTATTATGCGGGTATGTCCGAGGGGCTTACGCCGGGTTCATGCACGGGCACACGGAAAGAACGCCAAAAACAGCTCGATGAGGAACGCCGATTGTTTTACGTCGGGGTCACGCGGGCTGAATCTTTTTTGGTTTTGCTATATTGCAAACGTAGATATTGGAAAGGGCGCCTTACGAAACTCAGACGGTCTCGTTTTTTGCCCAGGGAAAATTCAAAAACAGAGTGTAATATGCCAGTTATGTTATTTAGGATCTATGGAGCAGCAAGAATTTTTGCGTTTATGCTCGAATATATTTTCAAGATTGCATTCATGTACATTTTCCGTCGCAAAGACCTGGATCCATGGCTTGAAGAAAAGGTGCAGGTTTTCTCACGCTTCTGCATGAAGGTCTTGCGCGTGGACTTGACGATCGAGGATCAGGCGCAACTGGCGAAAGTGGACTGGACACGCCCGGTGTTCGTGATGGGCAACCACCGTTCGTACCTGGATATCCCGCTTGCGTTCCTCGCGTTGCAGCGTACCGTGGGCTTTATCGCCAAGACGCAGTTGCAGCGCATCCCGATTCTGAACTTCTGGATGCACAAGCTCGGTTGCGTCTTTATCGACCGCGAAAAGGGCGGCGGCGCTGCGATTATCCAGAAGGCGCTCCAGACGGGCAAGATGCCGAGACTCTTTGTTTTCCCGGAAGGCACCCGCAGCAAGCGCGATGGCATGGTCGCTTTCAAGAGCGGCTGCTTTAGACTAGCCGTCGAGGCTAATGCTATTATATTACCTATGGTCACTAGAGGTTCCGACTTGCTTTGGGAACACCGCAAGGATTCCAAGCACCATCCGGTCAACATCAAGATTCTCGAACCGATAGATACAGTCGAGTTCAAGAAAACTCACGGCGGCGATGCGATGGACCCGCGCCATGAACTGCTCCCGTATGTCCGCAGCAAGATGGAAGAAGCTTATGATCGGCGTCTTTGA
- a CDS encoding glycosyltransferase family 4 protein → MHPAAGGAEKHLHRIFGKIVEMGHTVVLFTTTFPGAKEREVVDGIQVIRKGGDLMFQLTVALNLKKLDREFNFDVVVEDLNKLPVFAHWFVRKPLLVQMHHLWRKSIFAEAVFPVAFGVWFFERIIPFFYRTQNFVVVSPSTKKELAEIGVDESRISVIYNGSEMPKVAECADSCESATNPATSAATPYFIWLSRVHRYKGIWTALEAFEKFSKSHPEVNLYVVGDGPLLKKLPTWIQSHGLEGKVVLTGFVSAARKYELLSSSLALLQTSYKEGWGLTVMEAAQLCKTTIASDVPGLCDSVRDGETGILFPSGDAAACASAMEKIYGDAELRANLGKNAKRYALTFSWEKSACETLELLERTIERSVRK, encoded by the coding sequence ATGCATCCGGCTGCCGGCGGCGCCGAAAAGCACTTGCATCGCATTTTCGGAAAGATTGTAGAAATGGGCCACACGGTAGTCCTGTTTACGACGACATTTCCTGGCGCCAAGGAACGCGAAGTTGTTGATGGAATTCAGGTCATCCGCAAGGGTGGCGATTTGATGTTCCAGCTCACGGTGGCATTGAATCTGAAAAAGCTTGACCGCGAATTCAACTTTGACGTTGTTGTTGAGGATTTGAACAAGTTACCGGTCTTTGCCCACTGGTTCGTCCGCAAGCCGCTCCTGGTGCAGATGCATCACTTGTGGCGGAAGTCGATTTTTGCGGAGGCCGTTTTCCCGGTGGCGTTTGGTGTCTGGTTCTTTGAGCGGATTATCCCGTTCTTTTACCGCACTCAGAATTTTGTGGTGGTAAGCCCGAGCACCAAGAAAGAACTTGCCGAAATCGGCGTGGACGAAAGTCGAATCTCCGTGATTTATAACGGGTCGGAAATGCCCAAAGTTGCGGAGTGCGCGGATTCTTGTGAGAGTGCGACGAATCCTGCGACAAGTGCGGCGACTCCGTATTTCATTTGGCTTTCGCGTGTACATCGTTACAAGGGCATCTGGACGGCGCTCGAAGCGTTTGAAAAATTCTCAAAGTCGCACCCTGAAGTCAATCTTTATGTCGTTGGCGATGGCCCGCTTTTGAAAAAGCTCCCGACCTGGATTCAATCGCATGGCCTGGAAGGCAAGGTGGTTTTGACGGGTTTTGTGTCTGCTGCCCGCAAGTATGAACTGCTTTCGTCTTCGCTTGCGCTGTTGCAGACGAGCTACAAGGAAGGCTGGGGGCTTACCGTAATGGAAGCGGCACAGCTCTGCAAGACGACGATTGCGTCGGATGTGCCGGGACTCTGCGATAGCGTCCGTGACGGCGAGACGGGAATTCTGTTCCCGTCGGGAGATGCGGCCGCGTGCGCTTCTGCCATGGAAAAAATTTATGGCGATGCAGAACTCCGCGCGAATCTTGGCAAGAATGCTAAGCGTTATGCACTCACGTTTAGCTGGGAAAAGTCTGCCTGTGAAACGTTGGAATTGCTGGAACGTACGATCGAAAGGAGCGTACGAAAATGA
- a CDS encoding RNA polymerase sigma factor RpoD/SigA — protein sequence MHIDSTDTTLKRYLEDIRRTAPLSREEEQILFQKAKEGDKIARKKLISANMRFVLKVAIQYRGCPIPLPDLVSEGAMGLVRAIESFEHTRGLKFISYGVWWIKAYITRAINEQGNLIRLPANQHLRVRKALHEQSRGKEINEEIRELIQIGQRGVSFDSPLKADSKATYAEVLPDSGASNPEADSEIQSVEALARDLMEQLPEREARVITGIFGINQEAPQTLREVGESMNISHERVRQLRDQALRRIRKYNSKDFLQEKKDAFLAAINK from the coding sequence ATGCATATTGATTCTACCGATACCACTCTCAAAAGATACCTAGAAGACATCCGTCGTACCGCACCCCTATCACGCGAAGAAGAACAGATTCTTTTCCAGAAAGCTAAAGAAGGCGACAAAATCGCCCGTAAAAAACTGATTTCTGCAAACATGCGTTTTGTGCTCAAAGTCGCCATCCAGTACCGTGGCTGCCCGATTCCGCTTCCGGACTTGGTCAGCGAAGGCGCTATGGGTCTCGTCCGCGCAATCGAATCCTTCGAACATACCCGTGGTCTTAAATTCATCAGTTACGGCGTTTGGTGGATCAAGGCATATATCACTCGTGCTATTAACGAACAGGGCAACCTTATCCGCTTGCCAGCAAACCAGCACCTCCGCGTGCGTAAGGCTTTGCACGAACAATCCCGCGGTAAAGAAATCAACGAAGAAATCCGTGAATTGATCCAGATCGGTCAGCGCGGCGTTTCGTTCGATAGCCCGCTCAAGGCTGATTCCAAGGCTACATACGCCGAAGTCCTCCCGGACAGTGGTGCATCGAACCCGGAAGCCGATTCCGAAATCCAGAGCGTCGAAGCTTTGGCTCGTGACCTCATGGAACAGCTCCCGGAACGCGAAGCTCGAGTCATTACCGGCATTTTCGGCATCAACCAGGAAGCTCCGCAGACTCTCCGCGAAGTGGGCGAATCCATGAACATCTCCCACGAACGTGTGCGTCAGTTGCGCGACCAGGCTCTCCGCCGTATCCGCAAGTACAACAGCAAGGACTTCTTGCAAGAAAAGAAAGACGCATTCTTGGCGGCGATTAATAAGTAG
- a CDS encoding coproporphyrinogen-III oxidase family protein has protein sequence MFGIYIHVPFCAKICDYCDFRVMPANARLFEEYVGLLEREIRAFAMAHPVSHSASSKSALSRARTLYLGGGTPSILPSACLERIFAVLASCGVRVDALDEVSMEFNPESCTEESVQTALSCGVRRFSLGLQTFSQTLLDRIGRRHTVERGFEALRLLTSLPQAKVSADLMFDLPGQSVDSFLKDVDRLSDFPLGHLSFYGLNVGERTLLGGRVSRGEEKIDESLYEPMYLGGVEILEKKGFARYEVSNFAKPGDESLHNMNYWNRGEYIGFGPGAHSYFDGRRFCAPEMYPRWRDYVNAGSPDASLTYDDLDKDDVLTERVWLSLRQRSGLDLNALVADGISVSPAGYERWVKKGFATLDGGILKLVGRGWIFMDSVVTDVLNACR, from the coding sequence ATGTTCGGTATTTATATTCACGTTCCGTTTTGCGCGAAAATTTGCGATTATTGCGACTTTCGCGTGATGCCTGCGAATGCTCGGCTGTTCGAGGAATATGTGGGCTTGCTGGAACGTGAAATTCGCGCGTTTGCGATGGCGCATCCTGTATCGCATTCGGCGTCTTCCAAAAGCGCTCTTTCGCGGGCGCGAACGCTTTATCTTGGCGGTGGAACTCCTTCAATTTTGCCAAGCGCATGCCTGGAACGGATTTTTGCGGTGCTTGCGTCGTGTGGCGTTCGCGTAGATGCGCTTGACGAAGTCTCGATGGAATTCAACCCGGAATCGTGTACCGAAGAATCTGTGCAAACGGCGCTCTCGTGCGGCGTGCGTCGCTTTAGCCTTGGACTTCAAACGTTTTCGCAAACGCTCTTGGACCGCATTGGCCGCAGGCACACGGTAGAACGCGGCTTTGAAGCTTTGCGTTTGTTAACTTCGCTTCCGCAGGCGAAAGTCTCGGCGGATTTGATGTTTGATTTGCCGGGGCAATCGGTAGATTCTTTCTTGAAAGATGTGGACCGCTTGTCGGATTTTCCGCTTGGGCACTTGAGCTTTTATGGATTGAATGTGGGCGAGAGGACGCTTTTGGGCGGTCGCGTGTCTCGTGGCGAAGAAAAAATTGACGAGAGTTTGTACGAGCCGATGTATCTCGGGGGCGTCGAGATTCTTGAGAAAAAGGGCTTCGCGCGTTATGAGGTCTCGAATTTTGCAAAGCCTGGCGACGAAAGCTTGCACAACATGAACTACTGGAATCGCGGCGAGTACATTGGCTTTGGGCCGGGTGCGCATAGCTATTTTGACGGTCGCCGTTTCTGCGCTCCAGAGATGTATCCGCGTTGGCGCGATTATGTGAATGCTGGCTCGCCGGATGCATCGCTGACATACGATGATCTTGATAAAGATGACGTCCTGACGGAGCGCGTGTGGCTTTCGCTTCGCCAGCGCTCTGGCCTCGACCTAAATGCGCTTGTTGCTGACGGAATTTCTGTTTCGCCGGCAGGCTATGAGCGATGGGTCAAGAAAGGTTTCGCAACGCTCGATGGCGGAATCCTAAAACTTGTCGGCCGTGGCTGGATTTTCATGGACAGCGTCGTGACGGACGTGTTGAACGCCTGCCGATAG
- a CDS encoding class I SAM-dependent methyltransferase, with protein MSIKEPDQSVWNRFWQRKNDMDKVYPSSPSIIEAIKKNFKLDGLKVLEVGAGTGRDSAELARLGADVYVLDFADNSLKIVNSLRESEGLKNLHLVRGDAFKSPFPDNTFDLVFHQGLAEHFKDSLPLLQENFRIVKHGGCCLCDVPQTVHPYTIIKHILIALDKWFAGWEKQFTMGQLKTLMRDAGFECVYAYGDWMRPNLYYRILRELCFKFGIELPKYPLDGTAYQKIKDKILDSLQSVPVMHYTQLCIGVIGRKP; from the coding sequence ATGTCAATAAAAGAGCCTGATCAATCCGTATGGAACCGTTTTTGGCAGCGCAAGAACGACATGGACAAGGTCTATCCGTCTTCGCCGTCTATTATAGAAGCTATTAAGAAGAATTTTAAGCTCGATGGCTTGAAGGTGCTGGAGGTCGGTGCAGGTACCGGCCGCGACAGTGCTGAACTTGCTCGTTTGGGCGCCGATGTCTATGTTCTCGATTTTGCCGACAATAGCTTGAAAATTGTCAATTCGCTCCGCGAGAGTGAAGGTCTCAAGAATTTGCACCTGGTTCGTGGCGATGCTTTCAAGTCTCCGTTCCCGGATAACACTTTTGACTTGGTGTTCCATCAGGGCTTGGCTGAACATTTCAAGGATTCGCTCCCGCTCTTGCAAGAAAACTTCCGCATCGTCAAGCACGGCGGTTGCTGCCTTTGCGATGTCCCGCAGACGGTCCACCCGTACACGATTATCAAGCATATCTTGATTGCGCTCGATAAGTGGTTTGCCGGTTGGGAAAAGCAGTTCACGATGGGTCAGCTCAAGACGCTTATGCGTGACGCTGGTTTTGAATGTGTCTATGCCTATGGCGACTGGATGCGCCCGAATCTTTACTACCGCATTCTGCGTGAACTCTGCTTCAAGTTCGGTATTGAACTCCCGAAGTATCCGCTCGATGGAACGGCCTACCAGAAAATTAAGGACAAAATTCTGGATAGCCTCCAGTCTGTGCCGGTAATGCACTACACGCAGCTTTGCATCGGTGTTATTGGCCGCAAGCCCTAA
- a CDS encoding lysylphosphatidylglycerol synthase transmembrane domain-containing protein — translation MKLNPKLKSVIVFCLKLVVTLVPAYFVYRNIVSDPEWDVGDLYDLFKKNSIFPLVIALLSLAVSNFTACLQWKLLLEKQGVRLKYGKLLKLYHVGLFFNNFMPGNVGGDVKKVYDIRMQGGQDTVGAGFTATVFDRLFGLFFITLFALGVGALFFIHDPEQRAFMWPSVWIFLGFCVMFAGLLSRRIGKFFCRMAGKVLPEKFETRLLRMFDRFQKFRSKKLWINIICLSMVTQSLRIFVHFFCGIAVGVNLSMSWYFYYIPLVAIVSALPISIGGFGPREFLAQSLFARAGVPGLESVVIQLLAYFVSLILSLFGAVAFLVGQKPVPAEPAKNAQ, via the coding sequence ATGAAGTTGAATCCGAAGCTCAAGTCGGTAATCGTTTTTTGCTTAAAGCTGGTGGTGACGCTCGTTCCTGCTTACTTTGTCTATCGGAACATTGTGAGCGACCCGGAATGGGACGTTGGTGACCTCTATGACTTGTTCAAGAAGAACAGCATTTTCCCGCTTGTGATTGCACTCCTCAGCCTTGCGGTTTCGAACTTTACCGCTTGCCTCCAGTGGAAGCTCTTGCTCGAAAAGCAGGGTGTTCGCCTCAAGTACGGCAAGCTCCTCAAGCTTTATCACGTGGGACTGTTCTTTAATAACTTCATGCCGGGGAATGTCGGCGGTGACGTCAAGAAGGTTTACGATATCCGCATGCAGGGCGGGCAAGATACGGTTGGCGCAGGTTTTACGGCGACGGTGTTTGACCGCTTGTTTGGACTTTTCTTTATTACGTTATTTGCTCTCGGTGTGGGCGCCTTGTTCTTTATTCACGATCCAGAACAGCGTGCGTTCATGTGGCCGTCTGTCTGGATATTCCTCGGCTTCTGCGTGATGTTTGCTGGGCTTTTGAGCCGCCGCATTGGCAAGTTCTTCTGCCGCATGGCAGGGAAGGTTTTGCCCGAAAAATTTGAAACGCGACTCCTTCGCATGTTTGACCGTTTCCAGAAGTTCCGCTCCAAGAAACTTTGGATCAACATCATTTGCCTTTCGATGGTCACGCAGTCGCTCCGCATCTTTGTGCACTTTTTCTGCGGGATTGCGGTGGGCGTGAACCTCTCGATGTCGTGGTACTTCTATTACATTCCGCTGGTTGCCATTGTGAGTGCGCTCCCGATTTCGATTGGCGGTTTTGGTCCGCGTGAATTTTTGGCACAGTCGCTTTTTGCGCGTGCAGGTGTGCCTGGACTTGAATCGGTTGTGATTCAGTTGCTCGCTTATTTTGTAAGTTTGATTTTGAGCTTGTTCGGGGCGGTGGCATTTTTGGTGGGGCAGAAGCCCGTGCCGGCCGAACCCGCGAAGAACGCTCAATAG